In the Populus trichocarpa isolate Nisqually-1 chromosome 1, P.trichocarpa_v4.1, whole genome shotgun sequence genome, one interval contains:
- the LOC7490930 gene encoding uncharacterized protein LOC7490930 isoform X3: MTWETLTIQDLCFLSESPSYKGNEDGYPIMAEKAGHDRVGNSSINKKRKLCNTRYFIIKSLNQHNIQLSIENGIWATQVRNEPILEEAFHNSGRVILIYSVNMSGFFQGYAQMISSVGWRHDNLWSEGSGKSNPWGRSFKVKWLRLNDLPFQKTLHLKNPLNDYKPVKISRDCQELPEDIGEALCELIDGERDTDGMVKSFPRDDLPMKRPCIDPSSYTGDGVYTVPPLQMPWGRTPTPYPSFLYQQHDEASRFHLAHQGPTGAGFTDNALSSGASKVARMKQSRNSTNLRIHCEMPSRTDIWGLSAESPLASTLTDDDFLEMTYEEYLEVHSRSIKQLNPPAAGPSQTTHEPSRSKKHDDNLNSSFVTDLGHPRKRSHSRNSSEK; encoded by the exons GATCTTTGTTTCTTGTCAGAAAGCCCAAGCTACAAAGGTAATGAGGATGGCTATCCTATTATGGCTGAAAAAGCAGGTCATGATCGGGTGGGAAATTCATCtataaacaaaaagagaaaattgtGTAATACAAGATATTTCATCATTAAGAGTTTGAATCAGCATAATATCCAACTATCAATTGAGAATGGGATATGGGCTACTCAAGTCAGGAATGAACCAATTTTGGAAGAAGCCTTTCAT AATTCTGGTAGAGTCATTCTAATATATAGTGTCAACATGAGTGGTTTCTTCCAAGGGTATGCCCAAATGATATCTTCTGTTGGGTGGAGGCACGACAATTTATGGAGCGAAGGAAGTGGTAAAAGTAATCCTTGGGGTCGCAGTTTTAAGGTTAAGTGGCTGCGATTAAATGACTTGCCTTTCCAAAAGACGCTTCATCTCAAGAATCCACTGAATGACTACAAACCTGTTAAAATTAGCAGAGACTGCCAG GAACTACCTGAAGATATAGGAGAAGCCCTTTGTGAGCTAATTGATGGGGAGAGAGACACTGATGGCATGGTGAAAAG TTTTCCCAGGGATGATCTTCCTATGAAAAGGCCTTGCATTGATCCTTCATCTTACACAGGAGATGGAGTGTATACTGTCCCTCCACTGCAGATGCCTTGGGGCAGGACACCCACACCTTATCCTTCCTTCCTCTACCAGCAACATGATGAAGCAAGTAGATTTCATTTAGCACATCAGGGACCTACTGGTGCTGGTTTCACTGACAATGCTCTTAGCTCCGGTGCTTCAAAAGTTGCAAGGATGAAACAGTCTCGAAACTCCACTAATTTGCGAATACACTGTGAAATGCCTTCACGAACTGATATTTGGGGTTTGTCAGCAGAAAGCCCTCTTGCTAGTACTCTGACTGATGATGATTTTCTTGAAATG ACATATGAAGAGTACCTGGAAGTCCATAGCAGGAGCATCAAGCAATTAAATCCCCCT GCAGCTGGACCATCTCAGACAACACATGAGCCTTCAAGAAGTAAGAAACATGATGACAATTT AAACTCAAGTTTTGTAACTGACCTCGGCCACCCCCGTAAAAGGTCACACTCACGTAATTCATCTGAGAAATGA
- the LOC7490930 gene encoding uncharacterized protein LOC7490930 isoform X5, whose amino-acid sequence MSSDSAKENASVVDSSVTEWKHDMGNSDDPESPSYKGNEDGYPIMAEKAGHDRVGNSSINKKRKLCNTRYFIIKSLNQHNIQLSIENGIWATQVRNEPILEEAFHELPEDIGEALCELIDGERDTDGMVKSFPRDDLPMKRPCIDPSSYTGDGVYTVPPLQMPWGRTPTPYPSFLYQQHDEASRFHLAHQGPTGAGFTDNALSSGASKVARMKQSRNSTNLRIHCEMPSRTDIWGLSAESPLASTLTDDDFLEMTYEEYLEVHSRSIKQLNPPAAGPSQTTHEPSRSKKHDDNLNSSFVTDLGHPRKRSHSRNSSEK is encoded by the exons AAAGCCCAAGCTACAAAGGTAATGAGGATGGCTATCCTATTATGGCTGAAAAAGCAGGTCATGATCGGGTGGGAAATTCATCtataaacaaaaagagaaaattgtGTAATACAAGATATTTCATCATTAAGAGTTTGAATCAGCATAATATCCAACTATCAATTGAGAATGGGATATGGGCTACTCAAGTCAGGAATGAACCAATTTTGGAAGAAGCCTTTCAT GAACTACCTGAAGATATAGGAGAAGCCCTTTGTGAGCTAATTGATGGGGAGAGAGACACTGATGGCATGGTGAAAAG TTTTCCCAGGGATGATCTTCCTATGAAAAGGCCTTGCATTGATCCTTCATCTTACACAGGAGATGGAGTGTATACTGTCCCTCCACTGCAGATGCCTTGGGGCAGGACACCCACACCTTATCCTTCCTTCCTCTACCAGCAACATGATGAAGCAAGTAGATTTCATTTAGCACATCAGGGACCTACTGGTGCTGGTTTCACTGACAATGCTCTTAGCTCCGGTGCTTCAAAAGTTGCAAGGATGAAACAGTCTCGAAACTCCACTAATTTGCGAATACACTGTGAAATGCCTTCACGAACTGATATTTGGGGTTTGTCAGCAGAAAGCCCTCTTGCTAGTACTCTGACTGATGATGATTTTCTTGAAATG ACATATGAAGAGTACCTGGAAGTCCATAGCAGGAGCATCAAGCAATTAAATCCCCCT GCAGCTGGACCATCTCAGACAACACATGAGCCTTCAAGAAGTAAGAAACATGATGACAATTT AAACTCAAGTTTTGTAACTGACCTCGGCCACCCCCGTAAAAGGTCACACTCACGTAATTCATCTGAGAAATGA
- the LOC7490930 gene encoding uncharacterized protein LOC7490930 isoform X4: MSSDSAKENASVVDSSVTEWKHDMGNSDDPESPSYKGNEDGYPIMAEKAGHDRVGNSSINKKRKLCNTRYFIIKSLNQHNIQLSIENGIWATQVRNEPILEEAFHNSGRVILIYSVNMSGFFQGYAQMISSVGWRHDNLWSEGSGKSNPWGRSFKVKWLRLNDLPFQKTLHLKNPLNDYKPVKISRDCQELPEDIGEALCELIDGERDTDGMVKSFPRDDLPMKRPCIDPSSYTGDGVYTVPPLQMPWGRTPTPYPSFLYQQHDEASRFHLAHQGPTGAGFTDNALSSGASKVARMKQSRNSTNLRIHCEMPSRTDIWGLSAESPLASTLTDDDFLEMTYEEYLEVHSRSIKQLNPPAAGPSQTTHEPSRKTQVL, from the exons AAAGCCCAAGCTACAAAGGTAATGAGGATGGCTATCCTATTATGGCTGAAAAAGCAGGTCATGATCGGGTGGGAAATTCATCtataaacaaaaagagaaaattgtGTAATACAAGATATTTCATCATTAAGAGTTTGAATCAGCATAATATCCAACTATCAATTGAGAATGGGATATGGGCTACTCAAGTCAGGAATGAACCAATTTTGGAAGAAGCCTTTCAT AATTCTGGTAGAGTCATTCTAATATATAGTGTCAACATGAGTGGTTTCTTCCAAGGGTATGCCCAAATGATATCTTCTGTTGGGTGGAGGCACGACAATTTATGGAGCGAAGGAAGTGGTAAAAGTAATCCTTGGGGTCGCAGTTTTAAGGTTAAGTGGCTGCGATTAAATGACTTGCCTTTCCAAAAGACGCTTCATCTCAAGAATCCACTGAATGACTACAAACCTGTTAAAATTAGCAGAGACTGCCAG GAACTACCTGAAGATATAGGAGAAGCCCTTTGTGAGCTAATTGATGGGGAGAGAGACACTGATGGCATGGTGAAAAG TTTTCCCAGGGATGATCTTCCTATGAAAAGGCCTTGCATTGATCCTTCATCTTACACAGGAGATGGAGTGTATACTGTCCCTCCACTGCAGATGCCTTGGGGCAGGACACCCACACCTTATCCTTCCTTCCTCTACCAGCAACATGATGAAGCAAGTAGATTTCATTTAGCACATCAGGGACCTACTGGTGCTGGTTTCACTGACAATGCTCTTAGCTCCGGTGCTTCAAAAGTTGCAAGGATGAAACAGTCTCGAAACTCCACTAATTTGCGAATACACTGTGAAATGCCTTCACGAACTGATATTTGGGGTTTGTCAGCAGAAAGCCCTCTTGCTAGTACTCTGACTGATGATGATTTTCTTGAAATG ACATATGAAGAGTACCTGGAAGTCCATAGCAGGAGCATCAAGCAATTAAATCCCCCT GCAGCTGGACCATCTCAGACAACACATGAGCCTTCAAGAA AAACTCAAGTTTTGTAA
- the LOC7490930 gene encoding uncharacterized protein LOC7490930 isoform X1 translates to MSSDSAKENASVVDSSVTEWKHDMGNSDDPESPSYKGNEDGYPIMAEKAGHDRVGNSSINKKRKLCNTRYFIIKSLNQHNIQLSIENGIWATQVRNEPILEEAFHNSGRVILIYSVNMSGFFQGYAQMISSVGWRHDNLWSEGSGKSNPWGRSFKVKWLRLNDLPFQKTLHLKNPLNDYKPVKISRDCQELPEDIGEALCELIDGERDTDGMVKSFPRDDLPMKRPCIDPSSYTGDGVYTVPPLQMPWGRTPTPYPSFLYQQHDEASRFHLAHQGPTGAGFTDNALSSGASKVARMKQSRNSTNLRIHCEMPSRTDIWGLSAESPLASTLTDDDFLEMTYEEYLEVHSRSIKQLNPPAAGPSQTTHEPSRSKKHDDNLNSSFVTDLGHPRKRSHSRNSSEK, encoded by the exons AAAGCCCAAGCTACAAAGGTAATGAGGATGGCTATCCTATTATGGCTGAAAAAGCAGGTCATGATCGGGTGGGAAATTCATCtataaacaaaaagagaaaattgtGTAATACAAGATATTTCATCATTAAGAGTTTGAATCAGCATAATATCCAACTATCAATTGAGAATGGGATATGGGCTACTCAAGTCAGGAATGAACCAATTTTGGAAGAAGCCTTTCAT AATTCTGGTAGAGTCATTCTAATATATAGTGTCAACATGAGTGGTTTCTTCCAAGGGTATGCCCAAATGATATCTTCTGTTGGGTGGAGGCACGACAATTTATGGAGCGAAGGAAGTGGTAAAAGTAATCCTTGGGGTCGCAGTTTTAAGGTTAAGTGGCTGCGATTAAATGACTTGCCTTTCCAAAAGACGCTTCATCTCAAGAATCCACTGAATGACTACAAACCTGTTAAAATTAGCAGAGACTGCCAG GAACTACCTGAAGATATAGGAGAAGCCCTTTGTGAGCTAATTGATGGGGAGAGAGACACTGATGGCATGGTGAAAAG TTTTCCCAGGGATGATCTTCCTATGAAAAGGCCTTGCATTGATCCTTCATCTTACACAGGAGATGGAGTGTATACTGTCCCTCCACTGCAGATGCCTTGGGGCAGGACACCCACACCTTATCCTTCCTTCCTCTACCAGCAACATGATGAAGCAAGTAGATTTCATTTAGCACATCAGGGACCTACTGGTGCTGGTTTCACTGACAATGCTCTTAGCTCCGGTGCTTCAAAAGTTGCAAGGATGAAACAGTCTCGAAACTCCACTAATTTGCGAATACACTGTGAAATGCCTTCACGAACTGATATTTGGGGTTTGTCAGCAGAAAGCCCTCTTGCTAGTACTCTGACTGATGATGATTTTCTTGAAATG ACATATGAAGAGTACCTGGAAGTCCATAGCAGGAGCATCAAGCAATTAAATCCCCCT GCAGCTGGACCATCTCAGACAACACATGAGCCTTCAAGAAGTAAGAAACATGATGACAATTT AAACTCAAGTTTTGTAACTGACCTCGGCCACCCCCGTAAAAGGTCACACTCACGTAATTCATCTGAGAAATGA
- the LOC7490930 gene encoding uncharacterized protein LOC7490930 isoform X6: MSSDSAKENASVVDSSVTEWKHDMGNSDDPESPSYKGNEDGYPIMAEKAGHDRVGNSSINKKRKLCNTRYFIIKSLNQHNIQLSIENGIWATQVRNEPILEEAFHELPEDIGEALCELIDGERDTDGMVKRDDLPMKRPCIDPSSYTGDGVYTVPPLQMPWGRTPTPYPSFLYQQHDEASRFHLAHQGPTGAGFTDNALSSGASKVARMKQSRNSTNLRIHCEMPSRTDIWGLSAESPLASTLTDDDFLEMTYEEYLEVHSRSIKQLNPPAAGPSQTTHEPSRSKKHDDNLNSSFVTDLGHPRKRSHSRNSSEK; encoded by the exons AAAGCCCAAGCTACAAAGGTAATGAGGATGGCTATCCTATTATGGCTGAAAAAGCAGGTCATGATCGGGTGGGAAATTCATCtataaacaaaaagagaaaattgtGTAATACAAGATATTTCATCATTAAGAGTTTGAATCAGCATAATATCCAACTATCAATTGAGAATGGGATATGGGCTACTCAAGTCAGGAATGAACCAATTTTGGAAGAAGCCTTTCAT GAACTACCTGAAGATATAGGAGAAGCCCTTTGTGAGCTAATTGATGGGGAGAGAGACACTGATGGCATGGTGAAAAG GGATGATCTTCCTATGAAAAGGCCTTGCATTGATCCTTCATCTTACACAGGAGATGGAGTGTATACTGTCCCTCCACTGCAGATGCCTTGGGGCAGGACACCCACACCTTATCCTTCCTTCCTCTACCAGCAACATGATGAAGCAAGTAGATTTCATTTAGCACATCAGGGACCTACTGGTGCTGGTTTCACTGACAATGCTCTTAGCTCCGGTGCTTCAAAAGTTGCAAGGATGAAACAGTCTCGAAACTCCACTAATTTGCGAATACACTGTGAAATGCCTTCACGAACTGATATTTGGGGTTTGTCAGCAGAAAGCCCTCTTGCTAGTACTCTGACTGATGATGATTTTCTTGAAATG ACATATGAAGAGTACCTGGAAGTCCATAGCAGGAGCATCAAGCAATTAAATCCCCCT GCAGCTGGACCATCTCAGACAACACATGAGCCTTCAAGAAGTAAGAAACATGATGACAATTT AAACTCAAGTTTTGTAACTGACCTCGGCCACCCCCGTAAAAGGTCACACTCACGTAATTCATCTGAGAAATGA
- the LOC7490930 gene encoding uncharacterized protein LOC7490930 isoform X2 — protein MSSDSAKENASVVDSSVTEWKHDMGNSDDPESPSYKGNEDGYPIMAEKAGHDRVGNSSINKKRKLCNTRYFIIKSLNQHNIQLSIENGIWATQVRNEPILEEAFHNSGRVILIYSVNMSGFFQGYAQMISSVGWRHDNLWSEGSGKSNPWGRSFKVKWLRLNDLPFQKTLHLKNPLNDYKPVKISRDCQELPEDIGEALCELIDGERDTDGMVKRDDLPMKRPCIDPSSYTGDGVYTVPPLQMPWGRTPTPYPSFLYQQHDEASRFHLAHQGPTGAGFTDNALSSGASKVARMKQSRNSTNLRIHCEMPSRTDIWGLSAESPLASTLTDDDFLEMTYEEYLEVHSRSIKQLNPPAAGPSQTTHEPSRSKKHDDNLNSSFVTDLGHPRKRSHSRNSSEK, from the exons AAAGCCCAAGCTACAAAGGTAATGAGGATGGCTATCCTATTATGGCTGAAAAAGCAGGTCATGATCGGGTGGGAAATTCATCtataaacaaaaagagaaaattgtGTAATACAAGATATTTCATCATTAAGAGTTTGAATCAGCATAATATCCAACTATCAATTGAGAATGGGATATGGGCTACTCAAGTCAGGAATGAACCAATTTTGGAAGAAGCCTTTCAT AATTCTGGTAGAGTCATTCTAATATATAGTGTCAACATGAGTGGTTTCTTCCAAGGGTATGCCCAAATGATATCTTCTGTTGGGTGGAGGCACGACAATTTATGGAGCGAAGGAAGTGGTAAAAGTAATCCTTGGGGTCGCAGTTTTAAGGTTAAGTGGCTGCGATTAAATGACTTGCCTTTCCAAAAGACGCTTCATCTCAAGAATCCACTGAATGACTACAAACCTGTTAAAATTAGCAGAGACTGCCAG GAACTACCTGAAGATATAGGAGAAGCCCTTTGTGAGCTAATTGATGGGGAGAGAGACACTGATGGCATGGTGAAAAG GGATGATCTTCCTATGAAAAGGCCTTGCATTGATCCTTCATCTTACACAGGAGATGGAGTGTATACTGTCCCTCCACTGCAGATGCCTTGGGGCAGGACACCCACACCTTATCCTTCCTTCCTCTACCAGCAACATGATGAAGCAAGTAGATTTCATTTAGCACATCAGGGACCTACTGGTGCTGGTTTCACTGACAATGCTCTTAGCTCCGGTGCTTCAAAAGTTGCAAGGATGAAACAGTCTCGAAACTCCACTAATTTGCGAATACACTGTGAAATGCCTTCACGAACTGATATTTGGGGTTTGTCAGCAGAAAGCCCTCTTGCTAGTACTCTGACTGATGATGATTTTCTTGAAATG ACATATGAAGAGTACCTGGAAGTCCATAGCAGGAGCATCAAGCAATTAAATCCCCCT GCAGCTGGACCATCTCAGACAACACATGAGCCTTCAAGAAGTAAGAAACATGATGACAATTT AAACTCAAGTTTTGTAACTGACCTCGGCCACCCCCGTAAAAGGTCACACTCACGTAATTCATCTGAGAAATGA